The following nucleotide sequence is from Acidovorax radicis.
CCCGCCATGGCATCCCGCGGCCGAGGCCGCCGCACCATCAACGAGATCAACATGGTCCCGTTCATCGACGTGATGCTGGTGCTGCTCATCATTTTCATGGTGACGGCGCCAATGCTCACGCCGGGCATGATCGATGTCCCCAGCGTAGGCAAAGGCAAAAATATGCCCAAGGTCGTGGCGCAGGTCATCGTCAACAAGGATGGCTCGCTCCAATTCAAGACCCCCGACGCCACGCGCAGCCTGAACCAGCGTGAAATCGGTGATGCAGCCAGCCGCTGGCAAAAGTCGCTGGGCACAGACAACAGCGCCGTGGTCATCAGCGCAGACAAAGGTGTGCAGTACGAATCCGTGGTGAAGGCCATGGACGCCTTGCAAAAGGCGGGCGTGCAACGCGTGGGATTGTCCGTCAAACAAGGCGGTTGAACCCTACCGTCGCCGCCCGCTCTCACGTCCATGCACGCCCATACCGACCGCGATCAGTTCTCCCCGCCTCGCCCCCCCGCGCGCATGCGCGCCATCACACTGGCGGTGCTGGTGCATCTGGTGCTGATTGGCGCCCTCACCTGGGGCGTGAACTGGAAGAACACCGCTGATCAGCCGGCGGTCGAGGCCGAATTGTGGGCCGCCGTGCCCACGCAAGCCGCCCCGCGCGCCGTGACGCCACCGCCACCTCCCACGCCAACACCGGTGCCAGAACCCACCCCAGTCACGCTGCCCGCACCACCGCCGCCCGCCCCGCCACCCGTGCGTGTCGCGCCACCTCCGCCCCCCGACACCCACGAGGCCGACATCGCCATCGAGCGCGAGAAGAAGCGCCTGGAGCAGGAGAAAAAAGCGCGCGCGCAGCAGCTTGAACGTGAAAAACGGGAGCGTGAACGCAAAGAAGACGAGCGCCGCGACCGCCTGGAGCAGGAGAAGAAAGAGCGCCTGCAAAAAGAGAAAGAGAAAGCGCAGGAGCAGCACGAAAAGCAGCTGGCCGAACAGAAAAAGGCCGAGCAGGAAAAGCTGGAGAAGCAGAAAAAACTGGCCGAAGACAAGCGCAAAGCCGAAGAAGCCGCCAAGCGCAAGGCCGAGGCCAACGACAAGCAACTGGCCAAGTTGCGCGAAGACAATATGCGCCGCATGCAAGGGCTGGCCGGTGCCACGGGCGGCGAGACAGCCACTGGCAACGCGCAGCGCAGTGCGGGCCCATCGGGCAGCTATGGCGGCAAAGTGGCCGCCAAGGTCAAACCGAACATTGTGTATCCCGATGCGATTTCGGGCAACCCGCGCGCAGAGGTGGAAGTCAAGCTGTCGCCGGACGGCACCATCGTGGGCAAACGCTTGGTGCAAGCGAGTGGCAACAAGGCCTGGGACGATGCCGTGCTACGTGCGCTCGACAAGACCGAAACGCTGCCCCGCGATGTGGATGGACGCGTGCCCTCGTCACTCGTGATTGGCTTCCGACCGCAGGATTGATGCAGGCAGGGCCGCTGTGACCCGAATGCCGCCAATGCCACGCCGTTCACAGCGTGTTGGCGTGTTGGACAGTGGGCCTGAATACGTCACCGCCAAAGAACGTCAGGACACCGTCGGCCATCGGCGGCCATCTGCAAATATCATTCAAATCGAGCTCTAGTGCCTATCCTATAAGCGCCAGAAGCTATCTTTTAAATAGCATTCAAAGCCACTCCGCCCTTCTAGCCTCTTCGCTCAAGGGCAGGCCACCGGCTTCATGCAGCGCCGGGTTTCAAATCCTTCAAGC
It contains:
- a CDS encoding biopolymer transporter ExbD → MPAMASRGRGRRTINEINMVPFIDVMLVLLIIFMVTAPMLTPGMIDVPSVGKGKNMPKVVAQVIVNKDGSLQFKTPDATRSLNQREIGDAASRWQKSLGTDNSAVVISADKGVQYESVVKAMDALQKAGVQRVGLSVKQGG
- the tolA gene encoding cell envelope integrity protein TolA, yielding MHAHTDRDQFSPPRPPARMRAITLAVLVHLVLIGALTWGVNWKNTADQPAVEAELWAAVPTQAAPRAVTPPPPPTPTPVPEPTPVTLPAPPPPAPPPVRVAPPPPPDTHEADIAIEREKKRLEQEKKARAQQLEREKRERERKEDERRDRLEQEKKERLQKEKEKAQEQHEKQLAEQKKAEQEKLEKQKKLAEDKRKAEEAAKRKAEANDKQLAKLREDNMRRMQGLAGATGGETATGNAQRSAGPSGSYGGKVAAKVKPNIVYPDAISGNPRAEVEVKLSPDGTIVGKRLVQASGNKAWDDAVLRALDKTETLPRDVDGRVPSSLVIGFRPQD